Proteins from a single region of Geothrix sp. PMB-07:
- a CDS encoding hydroxyacid dehydrogenase, with protein MNILIADAFDAKLPERLAAFGTVSSDMATLGTAEVLLVRSKTQVNADLIAKAPALKLVIRGGVGMDNVDKKLCAEKGIKAVNTPRASSVAVAEMAMAFMVAIPARLIEAHVSMKEGKFLKNELKRTELFKKTLGLIGAGAIASEVAKRAQAFGMEVIAFDPFLKEHPIAKLVSLDELAAKADVISLHTPLTDETRGMINAGFLAKAKDGVMIINTGRGKCVNEADLVAALTSGKVKAYGTDVWPSDPPPADCPLLSAPNVFMAPHIGASSKENLGRIGDEVVLILTDFKA; from the coding sequence ATGAACATCCTCATCGCAGACGCCTTTGACGCCAAACTGCCCGAGCGCCTCGCCGCCTTCGGCACCGTCAGCTCCGACATGGCCACCCTCGGCACCGCCGAAGTGCTCCTCGTCCGCTCCAAGACCCAGGTCAATGCCGACCTGATCGCCAAGGCCCCGGCCCTCAAGCTGGTGATCCGCGGCGGCGTGGGCATGGACAACGTGGACAAGAAGCTCTGCGCCGAGAAGGGCATCAAGGCCGTGAACACGCCCCGCGCCAGCAGCGTGGCCGTGGCGGAAATGGCCATGGCCTTCATGGTGGCCATCCCCGCCCGCCTCATCGAGGCCCATGTCTCGATGAAGGAAGGCAAGTTCCTCAAGAACGAGCTGAAGCGCACGGAGCTCTTCAAGAAGACCCTGGGCCTCATCGGCGCCGGCGCCATCGCCAGCGAAGTGGCCAAGCGCGCCCAGGCCTTCGGCATGGAAGTGATCGCCTTCGATCCCTTCCTCAAAGAACACCCCATCGCCAAGCTGGTGAGCCTCGATGAACTGGCCGCCAAGGCCGACGTCATCAGCCTGCACACCCCGCTCACCGACGAGACCCGCGGCATGATCAACGCCGGCTTCCTGGCCAAGGCCAAGGATGGCGTCATGATCATCAACACCGGCCGCGGCAAGTGCGTGAACGAGGCCGACCTCGTGGCCGCCCTCACCAGCGGCAAGGTGAAAGCCTACGGCACCGACGTGTGGCCCAGCGATCCCCCGCCGGCCGACTGCCCCCTGCTCAGCGCCCCCAACGTCTTCATGGCCCCCCACATCGGCGCCAGCTCCAAGGAGAACCTGGGCCGCATCGGGGATGAAGTGGTGTTGATCCTTACGGATTTCAAGGCCTAA
- a CDS encoding acyltransferase — MVKRIWSTLKGSFASSVLAANAVTIFSGMIPVALLKLALPFAAVRRRADRALTALAEGWIAVNGWWMALVQRIRWDVKGLEGLRRKGWYLVSSNHQSWVDILVLQKVFHRRVPFLKFFLKRQLIYVPVMGLAWWALDFPFMRRRTGSRSADLDTARKACEKFRRIPTSVMNFLEGTRFSRAKHDAQQSPYRHLLKPKVGGLATALSAMGERFDALLDVTIVYPEGVPTFWDLLSGRLKAVVVRVHERAIPKDLLDGDYEGDPAFRARMQRFVHDMWAEKDARIEEIVLSLRGRAEA, encoded by the coding sequence ATGGTCAAGCGCATCTGGTCCACCCTCAAGGGCAGCTTCGCCAGCTCGGTGCTGGCGGCCAATGCCGTGACCATTTTTTCGGGCATGATCCCCGTGGCTCTGCTGAAGCTGGCCTTGCCTTTTGCGGCCGTGCGCCGTCGGGCGGACCGGGCGCTCACGGCCCTGGCCGAGGGGTGGATCGCGGTGAACGGGTGGTGGATGGCACTGGTGCAACGCATCCGCTGGGATGTGAAGGGCCTGGAGGGGCTGCGCCGCAAGGGCTGGTACCTGGTGAGCAGCAACCATCAGAGTTGGGTGGACATCCTGGTGCTGCAGAAGGTCTTCCACCGCCGCGTGCCCTTCCTGAAGTTCTTCCTCAAGCGCCAGCTGATCTACGTGCCGGTCATGGGCCTCGCCTGGTGGGCGCTGGATTTCCCCTTCATGCGACGCCGCACGGGCAGCCGCTCTGCGGACCTGGATACCGCGCGCAAGGCCTGCGAAAAGTTCCGGCGGATTCCCACCTCGGTGATGAACTTTCTGGAGGGCACCCGGTTCAGCCGCGCCAAGCATGACGCGCAGCAGTCGCCCTACCGGCACCTGCTGAAACCCAAGGTGGGCGGCCTGGCCACGGCGCTCAGCGCCATGGGGGAACGCTTCGATGCCCTGCTGGATGTCACCATCGTCTACCCCGAAGGCGTGCCCACCTTCTGGGACCTGCTGTCGGGCCGTCTGAAGGCGGTGGTGGTGCGGGTGCATGAGCGGGCGATCCCCAAGGATCTGTTGGATGGCGACTACGAGGGCGATCCGGCCTTCCGCGCGCGCATGCAGCGCTTCGTCCACGACATGTGGGCGGAGAAGGATGCCCGCATCGAAGAGATCGTGCTGTCGCTGCGGGGCCGGGCCGAGGCTTGA
- a CDS encoding metallopeptidase family protein, whose product MHLSDRAFRRLVDEALGRIPEAFRPYLDGVPVVIEDWAPDALLDEMGVPEDDTLYGLYSGHALTEGPPEPGDLPPRITIFRGPLLEDCVDEEDLREEIATTVIHEIAHHFGIDEARLEELGWG is encoded by the coding sequence ATGCATCTTTCGGATCGGGCGTTCCGCAGGCTGGTGGACGAGGCGCTGGGGCGGATCCCGGAGGCGTTCCGGCCCTACCTGGACGGGGTGCCGGTGGTCATCGAGGATTGGGCTCCGGACGCGCTTCTGGATGAGATGGGCGTTCCCGAGGACGACACCCTGTACGGGCTGTATTCGGGCCATGCCCTCACCGAGGGGCCGCCGGAGCCCGGGGACCTGCCCCCTCGCATCACGATCTTCCGAGGGCCGCTGCTGGAGGACTGCGTGGACGAGGAGGACTTGCGGGAGGAGATCGCCACCACGGTCATCCATGAGATCGCCCATCACTTCGGCATCGATGAGGCAAGGCTGGAAGAACTGGGCTGGGGTTGA
- the serC gene encoding 3-phosphoserine/phosphohydroxythreonine transaminase: MTHRAINFYAGPAGLPLPALERAKEELLDFAGTGMSVMEVSHRSKEYDAVHEEAISLTKELMGLPDNYKVLLLQGGAHLSFGMIPLNLMRGGRKADYIVTGNWAEKAAKEAKLVGGDNIRIAASTKEQKFSRLPFADEIKLSPDSSFLHFTSNNTVEGTQWQEFPKANVPLICDMSSDFMWRPFDVSPFGLIYGGAQKNLGPSGVTLTIVRDDVLEMCEAQDLPSYLRFKLHAEKNSLYNTPPTFGIYILRNVLAYNKSLGGLKAIEAANRQKGELLYGCIDRHAGFYKGFVTEKAHRSLMNVDFFLPTPELDDQFVKEAKKNGMVGLKGYRDIGGIRVSTYNAVTVDNVKTLVDFMEQFVKTNG; the protein is encoded by the coding sequence ATGACCCATCGCGCGATCAACTTCTACGCCGGCCCTGCCGGTCTGCCCCTGCCCGCCCTCGAGCGCGCCAAGGAAGAGCTGCTGGACTTCGCCGGCACTGGCATGTCCGTCATGGAAGTCAGCCACCGCTCCAAGGAATACGACGCGGTGCACGAAGAAGCCATCAGCCTCACCAAGGAGCTGATGGGCCTGCCCGACAACTACAAGGTGCTGCTGCTGCAGGGCGGCGCGCACCTGAGCTTCGGCATGATTCCCTTGAACCTGATGCGCGGTGGCCGCAAGGCCGACTACATCGTCACCGGCAACTGGGCCGAGAAGGCCGCCAAGGAAGCCAAGCTCGTCGGCGGCGACAACATCCGCATCGCCGCCAGCACCAAGGAGCAGAAGTTCAGCCGCCTGCCCTTCGCCGATGAGATCAAGCTGAGCCCCGACAGCTCCTTCCTGCACTTCACCTCCAACAACACCGTGGAAGGCACCCAGTGGCAGGAGTTCCCCAAGGCCAACGTGCCCTTGATCTGCGACATGAGCAGCGACTTCATGTGGCGGCCCTTTGATGTGAGCCCTTTCGGCCTCATCTACGGCGGTGCCCAGAAGAACCTCGGCCCCAGCGGCGTCACGCTCACCATCGTCCGCGACGATGTTCTCGAGATGTGCGAGGCCCAGGACCTGCCCAGCTACCTACGCTTCAAGCTGCACGCCGAGAAGAACAGCCTCTACAACACTCCGCCCACCTTCGGCATCTACATCCTGCGCAACGTGCTGGCCTACAACAAGAGCCTGGGCGGCCTGAAGGCCATCGAGGCCGCCAACCGCCAGAAGGGTGAGCTGCTCTATGGCTGCATCGACCGCCACGCGGGCTTCTACAAGGGCTTCGTCACCGAGAAGGCGCACCGCAGCCTCATGAACGTGGACTTCTTCCTGCCCACCCCCGAGCTGGACGACCAGTTCGTGAAGGAAGCCAAGAAGAACGGCATGGTGGGCCTGAAGGGCTACCGCGACATCGGCGGCATCCGCGTCAGCACCTACAACGCCGTCACCGTGGACAACGTGAAGACCCTCGTCGACTTCATGGAGCAGTTCGTCAAGACCAACGGTTGA
- a CDS encoding integron integrase: MNEGFRQTGEGRTEEEGRPPKLLDQLRTALRVRRYSLRTEDAYVDWVKRFILFSGTRHPSALGAVDVGAFLNHLAVDRRVSGSTQNQAKSALLFLYRELLGVELPWLSEVVQAKRPPRLPVVLTPGEVRILLDQLEGTMGLVVQVLYGTGMRLMEGLRLRVKDVEFERREITIRDGKGGKDRVTMLPDRLVAPLRAHLERVRVLHERDLAEGFGEVFLPDALADKFKAAPRSWGWQWVFPSNLRSVDPRSGLTRRHHLQPESVQKAVRLAARAGELVKPVTPHVLRHSFATHLLAGGHDIRTVQELLGHKDVATTMIYTHVLNRGGRGVASPLDGL, translated from the coding sequence GTGAATGAAGGGTTTAGGCAGACCGGTGAGGGGCGCACGGAGGAGGAAGGGCGGCCTCCGAAACTGCTGGATCAGCTGCGCACGGCGCTCCGGGTTCGGCGCTACAGCCTCCGCACGGAGGATGCCTACGTGGACTGGGTGAAGCGCTTCATCCTGTTCTCCGGCACGCGCCATCCGAGCGCCCTGGGGGCGGTGGACGTGGGGGCCTTCCTCAACCACCTGGCGGTGGATCGGCGGGTGTCGGGATCGACGCAGAATCAGGCGAAGTCGGCTCTGCTTTTCCTCTACCGGGAGCTGCTGGGGGTGGAGCTGCCCTGGCTTTCGGAGGTGGTGCAGGCCAAGCGCCCCCCGCGCCTGCCGGTGGTGCTCACCCCTGGCGAGGTGCGGATCCTGCTGGATCAGCTGGAGGGCACCATGGGTCTGGTGGTTCAGGTGCTCTACGGGACGGGCATGCGGTTGATGGAGGGGCTGCGCCTGCGGGTGAAGGACGTGGAGTTCGAGCGGCGGGAAATCACGATTCGGGACGGGAAGGGCGGAAAGGATCGCGTCACCATGCTGCCGGACCGCCTGGTCGCGCCGCTGCGGGCGCATCTGGAGCGGGTGCGGGTGCTGCACGAGCGCGATCTGGCCGAGGGGTTCGGCGAGGTGTTCCTGCCGGATGCGCTGGCGGACAAGTTCAAGGCGGCGCCCCGGTCCTGGGGCTGGCAGTGGGTGTTCCCCTCGAACCTGCGGTCGGTGGACCCCCGCTCGGGCCTCACCCGCCGCCACCACCTCCAGCCGGAGAGCGTGCAGAAGGCCGTCCGCCTGGCGGCGCGGGCGGGGGAGCTGGTGAAGCCGGTGACCCCCCATGTGCTACGCCACAGCTTTGCGACCCACCTGCTGGCGGGGGGGCACGACATCCGCACGGTGCAGGAGCTGCTGGGGCACAAGGATGTGGCCACGACCATGATCTACACGCACGTGCTCAATCGGGGCGGGCGCGGCGTGGCGAGCCCGCTGGACGGGCTCTGA
- a CDS encoding DUF1398 family protein, which produces MDANEVLKAARATLTGSMPFPEIVASLIGNGVEYYFVDYASKSFTFYSAEGAVAHAPLSFEDLPSIAKDFDKVSLRAAIVDSQQHGQKFRNFSERAVTAGVQGYFAFLRGQRVTYFGRQGEQHTEWFPGAKPSDA; this is translated from the coding sequence GTGGATGCAAATGAAGTCCTCAAAGCTGCCCGAGCCACTCTCACGGGCTCAATGCCGTTCCCGGAGATCGTGGCAAGTCTCATAGGCAATGGGGTGGAGTATTACTTCGTGGACTATGCCTCTAAGTCCTTCACCTTCTATAGCGCTGAAGGTGCTGTGGCACATGCTCCACTTTCCTTCGAGGACCTTCCTTCCATCGCCAAAGACTTCGACAAGGTCTCACTACGAGCCGCCATTGTTGATAGCCAACAGCACGGCCAGAAGTTTCGCAATTTTAGTGAGCGAGCTGTTACTGCAGGAGTCCAAGGCTACTTTGCCTTCCTCCGAGGGCAGCGTGTGACCTATTTCGGTCGCCAGGGCGAGCAACATACTGAATGGTTCCCCGGCGCCAAGCCCAGCGACGCCTAA
- a CDS encoding DUF1801 domain-containing protein gives MAENKTKATEASVESYIEGIQDSARRKDCETLTKLMSKATKETPKMWGTSIVGFGSYHYKYESGREGDTCLVGFSSRKSDISIYGLNAAPTHDDLIAKLGKHKAGKGCLYIRNLADVDLKVLENLVADAAKAKHHDRC, from the coding sequence ATGGCTGAGAACAAAACCAAGGCTACCGAGGCTAGCGTCGAGAGCTACATCGAAGGCATTCAAGATTCAGCCCGGCGCAAGGACTGTGAGACTTTAACCAAGCTGATGTCGAAGGCCACGAAGGAAACCCCCAAAATGTGGGGCACCAGCATCGTTGGTTTCGGGAGCTACCACTACAAATATGAGAGTGGCCGGGAAGGCGATACCTGCCTTGTGGGGTTTTCCTCTCGAAAGAGCGACATCAGCATCTATGGGCTCAATGCAGCTCCCACCCACGATGATCTCATTGCAAAATTGGGTAAGCACAAGGCTGGCAAGGGCTGCTTATATATCCGCAATCTTGCAGATGTAGATTTGAAGGTCCTCGAGAACCTCGTCGCAGACGCCGCTAAGGCCAAACATCATGATCGCTGTTAG
- a CDS encoding DUF6869 domain-containing protein yields MSNGPGQLNTALSARNAVSFIGSNLDDIGAPMPDPDSEDPSLHDHFAAEDRLRDLIRDEPLSAWRFILEANSRPYSEKRRSMLAAGPLEDLLSIHGDQIISMVEYEAKNNLRFKELLRGVWQQGMTSSIWIRVQQAQQ; encoded by the coding sequence GTGTCGAATGGACCGGGCCAACTGAATACTGCATTATCTGCGCGAAATGCGGTTTCATTCATTGGTTCGAACCTCGATGACATTGGCGCGCCTATGCCAGATCCGGACTCAGAAGATCCTTCTCTGCATGATCACTTTGCTGCAGAAGACCGGCTTCGTGACCTCATCAGAGATGAGCCCCTCTCAGCATGGCGATTCATCCTCGAGGCGAACTCTCGGCCATATTCCGAGAAACGTCGCTCAATGCTGGCCGCTGGGCCGTTAGAAGATCTACTCTCTATCCATGGCGACCAGATCATCAGCATGGTCGAGTATGAGGCCAAGAATAACCTTAGGTTTAAGGAGTTGTTGCGTGGTGTGTGGCAGCAAGGCATGACCTCTTCCATTTGGATTCGTGTTCAGCAGGCCCAACAATGA